The following proteins are encoded in a genomic region of Ornithodoros turicata isolate Travis chromosome 6, ASM3712646v1, whole genome shotgun sequence:
- the LOC135397243 gene encoding uncharacterized protein LOC135397243 isoform X2 — MLSGSDTQESDSDGNGDEKFQYDDGGYPIPPPTTTTTTTTTTTTTTTTTTTTTTHIPYFFLMCTVGQRFKKPDAYQSLGCDYFIFDSVIPTPDGLIGSEDEHAWKLFKSLSWTQRPKPEFGISFPGRYAGDLSDVVSSTVINELKQLFAKGYRSFGVLNCYGSPYFISGATGRVLGELFNKIFNAMTSAQRNAGLKTFFIGLQLSSGAKWQSSQLMSYARAISHLNLLITQSHITPLPALNASNCYIHPSSSWSQSHIQNSSYSSVERASVVLSQATNASSLQAFAISFSMAVNVFFISSNPSSTNTRFKDDCVSSAITTITDVCLLPTASVVNHTDSTECDQWLYMSGKRYVFTYSTAANMAQLYNKAKVNVESSKKFGILLVDIPFDYAEESPCGALARVKATRDFLNDLRRTT, encoded by the exons ATGCTTAGCGGCTCTGACA CTCAAGAAAGCGACTCCGATGGTAATGGAGACGAGAAATTCCAGTACGACGACGGGGGGTATCCCATTCCACCCCCAACTACTACGACAaccacgacgacgacgacaacaacgacgacgactacgacaaccaccaccactac tCACATTCCGTACTTCTTCCTCATGTGCACCGTGGGTCAACGTTTCAAGAAGCCAGACGCTTACCAGTCTCTGGGATGTGATTATTTCATTTTCGACAGCGTCATCCCAACACCTGATGGCCTCATTGGATCTGAGGATGAGCACGCCTGGAAGTTGTTCAAAAGC CTGTCGTGGACCCAACGGCCGAAACCGGAGTTTGGCATTTCGTTTCCGGGAAGATATGCCGGTGATTTGTCCGATGTTGTCTCGAGCACTGTCATCAACGAACTGAAGCAGCTGTTCGCCAAAGGGTACAGGTCCTTCGGGGTTCTCAACTGCTACGGATCACCGTACTTCATTTCTGGGGCAACAGGAAGAGTGCTCGGAGAGCTGTTTAAT AAAATCTTCAACGCCATGACTTCAGCTCAAAGGAATGCTGGCCTGAAGACTTTCTTCATCGGACTCCAGTTGTCATCAGGAGCCAAATGGCAAAGTAGCCAACTCATGAGTTATGCTCGTGCTATAAG CCACCTGAACCTGCTAATTACGCAGAGCCACATCACACCACTGCCGGCTCTGAACGCCAGCAACTGTTACATCCACCCTAGTAGCTCGTGGTCGCAGAGTCACATCCAGAACAGCTCCTATTCATCCGTG GAACGGGCCTCTGTCGTGCTCTCTCAGGCGACAAACGCCAGCAGTCTCCAGGCATTTGCCATTTCCTTCTCTATGGCTGTGAATGTGTTCTTCATCTCCTCCAACCCATCCTCGACTAATACAAGGTTCAAAGATGACTGTGTCTCCAGCGCAATTACCACAATCACCGACGTCTGCCTCTTACCGACAGCGAGTGTTGTTAATCATACAGACTCCACTGAGTGTGACCAGTGGTTGTATATGTCCGGAAAACGATACGTCTTCACGTACAGTACAGCGGCGAACATGGCTCAGTTG TACAACAAAGCCAAGGTGAACGTGGAAAGCAGCAAGAAGTTCGGCATACTGCTAGTGGACATCCCGTTCGATTACGCAGAAGAGAGTCCTTGTGGCGCACTGGCAAGAGTCAAAGCTACCAGAGATTTCCTCAACGACCTACGTCGCACTACCTAG
- the LOC135397243 gene encoding uncharacterized protein LOC135397243 isoform X1 — protein sequence MLSGSDTQESDSDGNGDEKFQYDDGGYPIPPPTTTTTTTTTTTTTTTTTTTTTTTTTTTHIPYFFLMCTVGQRFKKPDAYQSLGCDYFIFDSVIPTPDGLIGSEDEHAWKLFKSLSWTQRPKPEFGISFPGRYAGDLSDVVSSTVINELKQLFAKGYRSFGVLNCYGSPYFISGATGRVLGELFNKIFNAMTSAQRNAGLKTFFIGLQLSSGAKWQSSQLMSYARAISHLNLLITQSHITPLPALNASNCYIHPSSSWSQSHIQNSSYSSVERASVVLSQATNASSLQAFAISFSMAVNVFFISSNPSSTNTRFKDDCVSSAITTITDVCLLPTASVVNHTDSTECDQWLYMSGKRYVFTYSTAANMAQLYNKAKVNVESSKKFGILLVDIPFDYAEESPCGALARVKATRDFLNDLRRTT from the exons ATGCTTAGCGGCTCTGACA CTCAAGAAAGCGACTCCGATGGTAATGGAGACGAGAAATTCCAGTACGACGACGGGGGGTATCCCATTCCACCCCCAACTACTACGACAaccacgacgacgacgacaacaacgacgacgactacgacaaccaccaccactacaACCACGACAACTA ctCACATTCCGTACTTCTTCCTCATGTGCACCGTGGGTCAACGTTTCAAGAAGCCAGACGCTTACCAGTCTCTGGGATGTGATTATTTCATTTTCGACAGCGTCATCCCAACACCTGATGGCCTCATTGGATCTGAGGATGAGCACGCCTGGAAGTTGTTCAAAAGC CTGTCGTGGACCCAACGGCCGAAACCGGAGTTTGGCATTTCGTTTCCGGGAAGATATGCCGGTGATTTGTCCGATGTTGTCTCGAGCACTGTCATCAACGAACTGAAGCAGCTGTTCGCCAAAGGGTACAGGTCCTTCGGGGTTCTCAACTGCTACGGATCACCGTACTTCATTTCTGGGGCAACAGGAAGAGTGCTCGGAGAGCTGTTTAAT AAAATCTTCAACGCCATGACTTCAGCTCAAAGGAATGCTGGCCTGAAGACTTTCTTCATCGGACTCCAGTTGTCATCAGGAGCCAAATGGCAAAGTAGCCAACTCATGAGTTATGCTCGTGCTATAAG CCACCTGAACCTGCTAATTACGCAGAGCCACATCACACCACTGCCGGCTCTGAACGCCAGCAACTGTTACATCCACCCTAGTAGCTCGTGGTCGCAGAGTCACATCCAGAACAGCTCCTATTCATCCGTG GAACGGGCCTCTGTCGTGCTCTCTCAGGCGACAAACGCCAGCAGTCTCCAGGCATTTGCCATTTCCTTCTCTATGGCTGTGAATGTGTTCTTCATCTCCTCCAACCCATCCTCGACTAATACAAGGTTCAAAGATGACTGTGTCTCCAGCGCAATTACCACAATCACCGACGTCTGCCTCTTACCGACAGCGAGTGTTGTTAATCATACAGACTCCACTGAGTGTGACCAGTGGTTGTATATGTCCGGAAAACGATACGTCTTCACGTACAGTACAGCGGCGAACATGGCTCAGTTG TACAACAAAGCCAAGGTGAACGTGGAAAGCAGCAAGAAGTTCGGCATACTGCTAGTGGACATCCCGTTCGATTACGCAGAAGAGAGTCCTTGTGGCGCACTGGCAAGAGTCAAAGCTACCAGAGATTTCCTCAACGACCTACGTCGCACTACCTAG
- the LOC135398713 gene encoding uncharacterized protein LOC135398713: protein MDSLRILQWNCYSVLNGLPDLNTLASSCSPDVILLQETWLSAFRSFSLPGFHACRLDRPAGCGGGLLTLVSTSLIHSSSVFYEQSSLGCEVLGVRLASPSLNTFIINVYCPGGFLSAGPVDAAVAKASGDVLVAGDFNSHHVQWGHKTDSRGRDLWAWICQRNLSVANDGSSTFLRGTARSAIDLTLCSPRIKLSSWRAIDSSTNSDYLTIYFELLSPVLRTVSVRSHCNRSLQEKKLASLLAGSDDLPPLDKAISSLSSLSQSLQQSTFRVEKRTSSSCAPWWTGDCTRAFRRRKAAWKQVLANTCYTNWTHFQRLKALYKRTIAAAKRDFYSGRNSFLSAPNCRKALHRHIAFIRRSFSTAPPALTVLSDADSSSRLEGVARGLAQRFSNAVAVVLPALPAPSSGFHAVSPAELECAVRALPNSAPGPDGGWRRSRIVVVQKVSSRGLSLDNIRPIYTDVSPFLECQIPLARERGFLSGLVALDVAKAYDSVEHSVLLQELVNANTPPYLIAWVMAFLCDRSFFCSAGSLVSSSYPQSRGVPQGSVLCPILFNVLMSSLPCDPSITTFTYADDIAFFASAPSLSELYAKLQAYLDTLAAWMSSMHLSLNVDKSAMLVFPLNTPVTIDLQVGLQSVRQVKQLKYLGMWYDDSLSWRHHIDHLCLKATKAIGVLHRCSSPRVGMRRDALLYVYRSYVRPILEFGAVLFSSLPDWRLTKLYTLERRALRLCLGPPRYSANDALLLEARLPSLKARFRLLTVSVFLSQRQNPIALSNNAALKDARLWLTRQWHRRNTPQLVFAQQLLMPLKVSLLDALPLGAPLDPPSMPPEQEELTIRD from the exons ATGGATAGCCTTCGCATACTCCAATGGAACTGCTACTCTGTACTCAACGGCCTTCCAGACCTTAACACACTAGCTTCCTCTTGTTCTCCAGATGTTATCTTACTTCAAGAGACTTGGCTTTCTGCTTTTCGGTCATTTTCTCTTCCCGGTTTTCATGCGTGCCGCTTAGACCGACCAGCTGGCTGCGGTGGTGGCCTGCTGACACTTGTTTCCACATCCCTCATTCACTCTTCCTCTGTTTTCTATGAGCAATCATCTCTGGGCTGCGAAGTGCTCGGCGTTCGCCTTGCCTCGCCGTCCCTGAATACCTTTATCATCAACGTCTATTGTCCTGGTGGCTTTCTCTCCGCCGGGCCCGTGGATGCTGCTGTGGCCAAGGCTTCTGGTGATGTTTTAGTAGCCGGGGATTTCAACTCCCACCATGTCCAGTGGGGCCATAAGACCGACTCGCGAGGCCGGGACTTGTGGGCTTGGATTTGCCAGCGAAACCTTTCTGTGGCTAATGATGGATCGTCTACGTTTCTCCGAGGGACTGCGCGCTCTGCGATCGACTTGACCTTGTGCTCTCCCCGGATCAAGCTGTCTTCGTGGAGAGCCATCGATTCGTCCACCAACAGCGATTACCTAACCATTTATTTCGAGCTCCTGTCTCCTGTCCTCCGCACTGTCTCTGTGCGGTCCCACTGTAACCGCTCTCTGCAAGAGAAGAAACTTGCTTCATTGCTGGCTGGAAGCGACGATCTCCCTCCTCTGGACAAGGCAATCTCGtctctttcctctctctctcaatcTCTGCAGCAGTCCACTTTTAGGGTGGAGAAACGTACTTCCTCCAGCTGTGCTCCTTGGTGGACCGGTGATTGCACGAGAGCCTTCAGACGCCGCAAGGCAGCTTGGAAACAAGTGCTTGCTAACACATGCTACACGAACTGGACACATTTCCAGCGTCTCAAGGCGCTTTATAAACGCACAATTGCTGCCGCCAAGCGTGACTTTTATTCGGGTCGCAACTCATTCCTCTCAGCTCCGAACTGCAGGAAAGCGCTACACAGACACATTGCTTTTATCCGCAGATCCTTCTCCACTGCACCCCCCGCTCTAACCGTCCTTTCCGATGCCGACTCTAGCTCGCGCCTCGAAGGAGTCGCGAGGGGGCTTGCTCAGCGGTTCTCGAATGCGGTAGCCGTAGTATTACCTGCCCTTccagctccatcctctgggtTTCATGCTGTCTCCCCCGCGGAGCTGGAATGTGCTGTGAGGGCTCTTCCTAACAGTGCTCCCGGTCCTGACGGG GGCTGGAGGCGGTCTCGAATCGTCGTCGTTCAGAAGGTGTCCTCCAGGGGCCTCTCTCTCGACAATATTAGGCCAATTTACACTGACGTCAGTCCTTT CCTCGAGTGCCAGATCCCCCTTGCCCGCGAGAGGGGATTTCTCTCTGGGCTTGTGGCTCTAGATGTTGCTAAAGCCTATGACAGCGTAGAGCATTCGGTGCTCCTCCAGGAGTTAGTGAACGCTAACACTCCCCCTTACCTGATTGCTTGGGTCATGGCCTTCCTTTGTGATCGCTCGTTCTTCTGTTCTGCTGGTTCCCTAGTTTCTTCATCTTACCCCCAGAGTAGGGGCGTCCCCCAAGGATCGGTGCTGTGTCCCATATTATTCAATGTTTTGATGAGCTCCCTTCCATGTGACCCGAGCATTACAACTTTTACGTATGCGGATGACATTGCTTTCTTTGCTTCGGCACCCTCATTGTCTGAGTTGTACGCCAAGCTTCAAGCCTACCTGGACACCCTGGCAGCCTGGATGAGCTCTATGCACCTTTCCCTGAATGTGGACAAGTCGGCCATGCTCGTGTTCCCGCTGAACACTCCAGTCACCATCGACCTGCAAGTTGGCCTGCAATCGGTCCGTCAAGTTAAGCAGCTCAAGTACTTGGGGATGTGGTACGACGACTCGCTGAGCTGGCGTCACCACATAGATCACTTGTGTCTAAAGGCAACGAAGGCAATCGGCGTCCTCCACCGGTGCTCTAGCCCCCGTGTCGGCATGCGCAGAGATGCCCTGCTCTACGTGTACCGTTCTTACGTGCGACCCATTTTGGAGTTTGGAGCGGTCCTTTTTTCTTCCCTGCCTGACTGGCGATTAACCAAACTGTACACTTTGGAGCGGCGGGCCCTCCGCCTCTGCTTGGGCCCTCCCCGGTATTCGGCTAATGATGCACTTCTCCTTGAGGCCCGGTTGCCTTCTCTCAAGGCTCGGTTCCGGCTACTTACTGTGAGCGTCTTCCTGTCTCAGCGCCAGAACCCCATTGCGCTGTCAAATAATGCGGCTCTCAAGGATGCTCGGCTGTGGCTAACTCGGCAGTGGCACCGCAGAAATACTCCGCAATTAGTTTTCGCCCAGCAACTCCTTATGCCATTAAAGGTTTCGCTCTTGGATGCCCTCCCTCTTGGGGCCCCGCTGGACCCTCCTTCT ATGCCACCGGAGCAGGAGGAGCTGACGATCAGA GACTAA